A window of Magallana gigas chromosome 8, xbMagGiga1.1, whole genome shotgun sequence genomic DNA:
CACTTACGACCTGGCCTTGTCTAGACTATTGCGTCTTTCATTTgttggacacgtgggttttctgtgggtactccggcttcctcccacatcaatgacccccctcgcgctaacatccgtgccaacgagatatatcaatataagttgtagaacttgtttttcaattgttgtaaaataaataatgtccAGGTTTCAGTTTTTCAGTTCTTAAACACGGAGTACCTAGTGGTGCTCCTTTTTTGGTGATAACGCATTTTTTTATTAGCCAAGAGAACTTCGTATTTCTTTAATGTTGTATATGAAGTAAATTTGTTTCGATGTTTCTTAACAATGGATTTATTACATCATCATGATCAACATCAGTTTGTTCTAAATCAAAACTATgagaggagtctcatatataacaagcattctgagagtattgcataagcaatacacgtcccctagcGGTTTGTATTAATCTACGAAAGCTTCGAAGTATACAtctttttcaaaactattatatacGAGATGTTATGCTTTAATCGGCGATAAAAGAACaaaggaaattcaaactacatagttGATCAATatggaaattaaataaaaaattggtaaaataaTCCTCTTTATTGTATCTCCTGTAATTTCATACAATCCATTAAGTATTTGCAGGTAGAAATTTGTgtaaacaatgcactgttatgcagaatattatttcttaccgtcttctgtaccccgaatcaacagaccaacccgctaacgaacccgattgtaataattaaaaaaaatcctgtcgtataaatttacaacacaatgcttaacactattttacagaacttatttgtttgttacaaacaataaaaggaatggtacaagtaatgcGCGATATTATTTCTGACTACATATAGAtcttttcttgtttattcaatacacaccgaacccgataacgaacccgaacattaaaaaattggaatataaaaaattaattttctcgaaaatatgtcaaccagacgctacaaaagtgtaaacctgatctgtagtttgacctTTTTAAGCtattcagcaaatttcatattattcctcaaacgcataaagaaaaaagtgtggaaaactgaagtgggacagacagacggacggacggactgacggacgcagaggaaagctatagtcctccccggtgaaaccggtaggagACTAATAATGATATAGATATGGATAATTCTGTAACTTTTAAGAACATTCCTCCTATTGTTTTTTTGGTCATATACAAAATAGCAAAATTATGTGTTAATAATATGGTTTCAATCGTCTTCACCTCGTATTGATCTGAAGGGATTTTACCTttctttcagtatacatgtaatactatgaTTTCAGCATCTTCTGGGTTTAAAAGAGTGTTAAATTGGAGTATCGTATCTCATCCTATAAGAGATTCGTATAGTCTATATAGTGTagcttcattttaaaaaaaataagaaaaatgtaatcaagcCAAACAAAGTCTGCTCCTCCAACCGAACATACTTGACTTTCTGGATATAAGATCTTGAAAAGTTTGTAATAATTCATTTATCGAAGATCAGTTTCTTGCCTTATAATCAGGTAGAGACAACTGTGAGACTGTGAACATATTCagatatcaaaaaaaaaaaaaaataggagaatgctttaataattaaaatgttgtatattaatatattatattattttattttttgcgttTTATTTCCTGGAATTTGGATTAAGAGAgtgtatttaataatttttataacattcTGGTGATATTATTTAATCGGGTATAGATCAGTATTATAGCCGTCGACAAAATAGGCTCATATAAGGAAAAATATTGTTACATAATGATAATCATGAGAAATTGCCATGAACTGGTCAAAAATCATTGTACCTATCTTCTCATGATTGTGTTCCAAATCCGCCTTGTAAACTCTCTATGCCAAAGGTAAGTATATAACATTACTAAACGTGTTACGACATGAGCTGTGTCCGTACAAGTATGTTTTCGTCCTTTGCCGAGAATGGTACCgtagatttttgatttttttttagttttggcGGGTTTTAATGCATTGATTGAGCATCCTGTAtcagaaatttttaatttacattcccattttatttcacatttctttTTTGAAGATTGTAATGGTTGTGTATAGCTCCTGGCATAACCAAATTACAATATTTCcagttcaaataaatatatctgCCTATGAATCTGAGTATTTTTGAACTGCATTCGAAACATTATCAAAAGTGTCCAACTTATTTCTTGGAAATCTTATAAGAAATCTAAATCTAtgttaaataatgtatattttattaaaaagtttcTGATTTTATATTGCTGTGGACAACATGTATATGCGTGGACTATTTCatgattgataatttttaagCTACTTTTAAAGCATACACGGACGGGATTTAAATCCGCCCCAAAAAGGTGTAGCAACCTTCCTTATATAAAAGAGTTGGTATTTCCTCAATGTAACGTACTTGTTGACAATACCGATGTTTATCGTTCTTTTTGtcaattcaaattaaataaataaaataaataaattgataaagatTTCGAGagaatgtaaacataaacagtATATTGTATCTTAGTCTATATCAATCATTGGGATATAAAAGAAGCaagcattgcaaaaaaaaataatccactGGCGctataaaaatctaaaaatatgtTCTACATTCATTTCTAAATACTAATGAATACCTATCAATGAGCCTCGAGAAAACGCATTTCGTGGTTTATGTAAATATGTGTCTATAGTTTTATGTAATAGCAAATTTACAGTATACAGAATAAAGTCTCAGTCTACATCTACAGGTCAAATGTCAGTTTTGATTTCTTAGAacttagaaatgaaaaacagaTGAAAACCAGAATTGTCAAACAGTGtggaaattaaaacaaaacccCAGATCAATTACTTCAGCTTCTTTCTCTTATCACATATGTTTCATAACTTTTTCAGTTACCCCAGCTTAAGGTGTTGTCCAGATTCTGTTTGGGACGATGAGCAAAACAAGTGTGTCGGTGAGTACAAACTATTACTATGTGAACACGAGTAAACgatctgaatatttttaaatgtcgtTTCAGAAACTAGAAATCATTGATATAGAATTTCGAAATCAACGTGCAttataacaacaaaatatattgtatgcaaaatgttaaattcatttttaaataatgacaaaaatCAATACTTTCAGCCACTTATGCTAGTACATTCTGATTTTGAAAAATCCAGGTTGCCAAACAGGATATCTTGGTCAAAACTGCGCCAAAGTGTGTAGTCCTCCAAATTACGGGAAAAGATGTCAGTTCACGTGTACCTGTAAAGGAGCTGAAACATGTCACCCATCATTTGGTTGCGTCTTACCGacaataacaataacaatacCAACAACAGCTACCTCTGTAAAAACAACAACTGAAGGTATGTATTATCAGTGTGATGCATGATTGTCGTGTAGATGTTCTACGTAGGCTATACATGGACTGTTTTCTTagaaaattcttatttttttacttacatttaGTGCTTTATCATTTAttagaaaacatagaaaatacaagaaatACCGGAACAACAAAATCTGGAATTAAAGCAGCGTTTGTTACAAGAGAAACAACATTTACAGCAAATGTAGCCATAGACATAATCTTTACTTCAAGTCTGCGAAATCAGAAGTTCATGGAAACCAGTAATTTACATAATGATACCTCCTACATAGATACTTCAATATTGGTTGGAATATTGATGCTCTGTGGTTTGTTCGTTGTATTGTTTGCTGTTTTTGTTGGAACACAGATTCGAAACAAATGCTTTAAGAGAAACAATTCAACATCTCAAAGCAGTTATGGAGTATATCTAAAACCGCATAACCTTTACAATGCAGACCAATCGTTGGAGTCAGAAATTTTGCCTCAGGTAAACATCAATCTTCGAAACACGGATTCTCTTTATACTGTCGTTGATAATTATCATGTTCATGCCTCTAACAAACTAATTGATCCACATCCGTGTCAATCAAACATCAACGTTAATTTACAGGCGGAAGAGGGATCGGAACAGAACAAAACATGGCCAAAGTACATTGAGGTTGTTGATTCACCGACGAATAGCACCTGCTGTGATCCTGGGGCCGAGTTCTCATCGGCTACATATGTTCCTATGACCTAATGTATTTTCTCAACATGTCAACAGGTACCTGATTTCGACTGAAATGTCTGACACAAACAGAGAGAAAGTAACTTTGAGTAAAAGAGAACTACTACCAAACGCATGTAGACAGCCATAGAGAAACTTTTCAAACCTAACACAGTTTGAATAGTTCACATTATAAGTTTATGTTGCATAACTaattgttttaacttttttatctTATTCTGAAGTGCAATTGCAAATCCCAAGCTCATGGTTTTCTTTTGCAAATTCATTTACCTTTtctgttgaaaaaataaatgattaaaccAAGCTTTCCCACATATATTCTACTATGtttatttgatgaaattaaaaatgacaaaacaaaaactatcaACAatcacaaaaatccatatagcgaaatacaaattcaaaaaagaGGAACACAGACCTCTATTAAGATACTGGTgagatcaggtgcctaggagaaGTAAGCATCTACTGCCGACCAATCGCACCCGCTGTGTGCTCATTGCCAAGATCATGAAAAATGGAAGAAACCGTAGTCAGTTTGGTGTATAAATAATTATAGTCTattaagtatgaaaaacgtcagtcagcatgcgtcCTAATGAAACATTGTACTTGCTGACAAGGTCTTTGGATCAACCATAGAAATTGCATAAAGATGATTTTAATTGAGGTTTTTTATATTCTTGTTCCAATTTTGTTAGTAGCTGGCCTCTTTTATGAAATTGTTCGTACATGTACGTAGAGCTTGCTCTTGCACAACGAATAAGCTGAGAGACAGAAACCCTATAAGCAGTTGATGATGATATTTTGTTGCATAAGTAAGGGAATTTGACgatggaaaaattaaaatcatcacgtttttatataattttgttgttaggttaccattaaggtctttttctaataaaatatccaaatatgaaacagatgtcTCAGAATCTGTGGTGCCTTTTCTTTCAAGCTCACTGGGATTTACCGAGTTAACCAGtatatttattgtacatgtatttacatctgATTCATAAcgcttttggaatatattgttGCACAGTGCTCTTGAAGTTCCCCTTCACTACTGTAAGAATTTCAGCAAAGAGTAAAGAAAGAGGCTTGGTAGCATATTTACTGGACTCTGCTATATATCTTTCTTTGGAAGGATATTTGTGAAGCTTTGAAATCCTTAATAAATACAGTATTATCTTAACAGACTCTCCcctttcaaaaaatatgaaaaatagaggTTTGGTGAATAACACTATGGTCGTCCAAAAGTACACAACGGTGAAAAGAAGTACTACGTTTCTTTCAATGCTCATGTCTGGACAACCAAAAGTGCCAATTCTGTAAGGGAGACGACTCAATCAGATATTTACACAATAATAAGAGTTTTCTcttaaacaatttttctttgACACTACCGAATGCAAGAGAAAGTTTTGCTCGATTTCATTTTCCTGATTAAAAGATGGCTTGGATACGAATATCTTTTTGAGTAACATGATtgtcaggaatttttttttttaaaaatctttgttcGTGATTTAACTGTAGATTACggattctttttaaaaactataataCCACtagttcaaaactgtaaaaatagCTCGTAATCGCGGGTTTTTACCACTATCCGGATCACAGCGAAAAAagtaaaagtatatttatttatatatggtATGCCAATATCAAAAAGGAAGTAATCTGAGGTTTGGCCAGTCCGTGTTAGTTACTATGTAATCTCATCCTTGGATTAAAGGTTTTATTTCCTCGTGccattttcaattgttttatttgatttgaaaccTGTTTCATAGTCTTGTGATTTGTTTATATAATGATCTAGCAGCTCTGGAATCTTATtctattgtaaatattaaaacagaatttctaaatacttcaaataaataaattcaaaatatctgaAAGAacttataacaatatataaacagGTTGTaggttgattttttaaatttttgataaaattagaCAAAATTTTGAAGCACTTTTGAAATAGTCAAACACATTTGTGtataaaacaaagattttcataTGAAGGAATGTTGTTACTATTGAATTGTTATTACATAGatttagaatacatgtataacatgttAAAACGTAAATGCTTTATTACTAACGGGTTTTTAAAACGTCATGACTTCatgcatatctaaggtttaaaagttacattctccgaaacagtgcagacaatgggatcaagcaatattataatattccacaaaaaagattaaccgtTGCATGTTAAAGgtgtcagcatttacattcacaattgatgaaaatgttatattgtatgtaatataacaacagcgagcaagagttttTAAGTAAAAGAGATGTTCACCATgcagtgcacgtgtgtaatcctgatttaaaaacaGATCAGCATTCCACCTTATTTGGACGGTGaaaaaggggggaggggtcATCGCAATAAGTTGTAACATATTGCCTATTACGATTCAATGTAAGTAaaaattggtgttggattatcattattacaagagagtcatccgtttggattaaaacaactatatatttatacagctggaatgtttactggaggaactaatCACCAAAGCGGGTTGAGTTTTGGTGATAAGGAGTGGTTCTAATGATTACATTGTGAAAATAACATCTATTCTTTGAAAATCTCCTCCTCTGCTCCTgggtgttaaaaaaaacaaactattctCCAATTGTTAGAACTGCACCGAAAAAGAATCAGGGATTTTCAGTTGCGCTTTGGGTTGTGCTCAATGCTTAAAAATAACTGAATTATTATAACTCatcatatttttgatttaagtaTAAATTTAGATTAAAAAGAGTTTAAGTAGCTTGATGGGAAGCATGCCTCGTGCCGTCCATTCAACAAAATTCCTCATGCATGGACATTTTTTCAGGAAAACATTGTTGGGCTCCCCTGTCACAGGGGGAGGCGGGTAGGTGTGATTGCATACATAACCAACCTTTTTAAAACTAAactcatttttgcattttactaGCCAGTGTGGTCAGGTTAGGGATGTGGCCATTGGGCCTATTGTTATAATACTTAACGTTGCAGCAAGTTTTagagggacttggacacgatttgagatcaaaaattttatttttattttttatgtataaaatggtttactggtgaattttaaatgattgaccaaaatattgattgTTAAAGTCAAgatacaagcgagatacagaggtaagaattg
This region includes:
- the LOC105347855 gene encoding uncharacterized protein isoform X2 translates to MIIMRNCHELVKNHCTYLLMIVFQIRLVNSLCQSYPSLRCCPDSVWDDEQNKCVGCQTGYLGQNCAKVCSPPNYGKRCQFTCTCKGAETCHPSFGCVLPTITITIPTTATSVKTTTEENIENTRNTGTTKSGIKAAFVTRETTFTANVAIDIIFTSSLRNQKFMETSNLHNDTSYIDTSILVGILMLCGLFVVLFAVFVGTQIRNKCFKRNNSTSQSSYGVYLKPHNLYNADQSLESEILPQAEEGSEQNKTWPKYIEVVDSPTNSTCCDPGAEFSSATYVPMT
- the LOC105347855 gene encoding uncharacterized protein isoform X1: MIIMRNCHELVKNHCTYLLMIVFQIRLVNSLCQSYPSLRCCPDSVWDDEQNKCVGCQTGYLGQNCAKVCSPPNYGKRCQFTCTCKGAETCHPSFGCVLPTITITIPTTATSVKTTTEENIENTRNTGTTKSGIKAAFVTRETTFTANVAIDIIFTSSLRNQKFMETSNLHNDTSYIDTSILVGILMLCGLFVVLFAVFVGTQIRNKCFKRNNSTSQSSYGVYLKPHNLYNADQSLESEILPQVNINLRNTDSLYTVVDNYHVHASNKLIDPHPCQSNINVNLQAEEGSEQNKTWPKYIEVVDSPTNSTCCDPGAEFSSATYVPMT